From Pseudoalteromonas sp. R3, one genomic window encodes:
- a CDS encoding IS630 family transposase (programmed frameshift), whose product MQPSEFIKLSKQTKDPRKKVRILALAHFFEGKSRYQIAEYLKVSRTSVNKWVKDYLDYGLEGLEDLPRSGRPCKLDGAQLKQLKAYVLDSIDRTEGGRLTLEDIQQYISESFHIEYELSAVHRLLKRQNFSWISSRSIHPKGNQAHQEAFKNFELETILHTPGHLLPERIDVWFQDEARFGQQTSTTKVWAEKGSRPRVVKQQQFEYAYLFGAVCPKTGETEALISPIVNKEVMYSHLEQISQRTQPGRMAVVVMDRAAWHFKDGLVKGLENVVIIRLPPYSPELNPIEQVWSWLRQHKLSNRTFANYDDILDQVSEAWNAFISCADRVKSLCFRDWINLTS is encoded by the exons TTGCAGCCCTCTGAATTTATTAAGCTCTCCAAACAGACTAAAGACCCAAGAAAGAAAGTGCGTATACTCGCACTGGCTCATTTCTTTGAAGGTAAATCTCGCTATCAGATTGCTGAATATTTAAAGGTCAGTCGTACTAGCGTAAACAAATGGGTCAAAGACTATCTCGATTATGGATTAGAGGGCCTGGAAGACCTGCCTCGCTCGGGCCGTCCTTGCAAACTGGATGGTGCACAACTGAAGCAGCTTAAAGCATATGTACTCGACTCTATAGACCGCACGGAAGGTGGTCGGCTAACATTAGAAGATATTCAGCAGTATATATCTGAGTCTTTTCACATTGAGTACGAGTTATCAGCTGTTCACAGATTGTTGAAAAGACAAAACTTCTCATGGATCAGCAGCCGGTCAATCCACCCTAAAGGAAACCAGGCTCACCAAGAAGCTTTT AAAAACTTCGAGCTGGAAACGATCCTTCACACCCCGGGACACCTGCTTCCTGAACGCATTGATGTGTGGTTTCAGGACGAAGCACGATTTGGTCAGCAAACTTCGACAACAAAAGTTTGGGCTGAAAAAGGCTCACGTCCAAGAGTTGTAAAGCAGCAACAATTCGAATATGCCTATCTATTTGGTGCAGTGTGTCCAAAAACTGGTGAAACAGAAGCACTCATCTCACCTATAGTGAATAAAGAAGTCATGTATTCTCACCTGGAGCAAATATCACAAAGGACTCAACCAGGAAGAATGGCTGTGGTCGTCATGGATCGCGCAGCCTGGCACTTCAAAGATGGTTTGGTAAAAGGCCTGGAGAATGTAGTGATCATTAGGCTGCCACCTTATTCTCCAGAGTTAAACCCCATAGAACAAGTGTGGAGTTGGCTCAGACAACATAAGTTATCAAACAGAACCTTTGCAAACTACGATGACATTCTGGATCAGGTCAG